The DNA window CTTCGAAATTGGTATGGGGAGTTGGAGTGCTATCAGGCCGCGCCAGAACCTCATAGGCTTTGGCGGCTCCATAGACGAGCGCCGCTGGTTTGACTGCGAAGAGAACGACACGGATCGCACTCCGAACAATCGCGCCAATCGGCAAAATCCGCAGCACGTAACCCGCAGCCGCCGCATACGCGACCGCCTTGAGAGGTTCCTCGCGGACATAGCTTTCTCCATCGCGCAAACGAGCCAAGGCGGCCTCGCGGACGTCGCTCCATTTTTGGCAGACGCACTCCTCGATGGTGGGAACGGAATTGGTGTCCGGCATAACCTAGGAAAAGTTGAAGCGTTTCTTGGCTTTTTTCAGCACATCACCGATCGCAGAACTCACTTCGCTATAGCCGTCTTCGGCGGTCGAACTCACTCTGGATTTTAGCGAGCCGAGCAGATCCTTGAGTTCGTCGATGTGACCGTCGATCCGGCTGGTGGCGGCTTCTTTTTCACGCGGAACCAACAGGCCCAGCACGAAACCGAGGGCCAATGCTCCCGCGATGATCGGGACTGGATTCGATGCAGCGTAGCTTTTGCCTTGCTCAACGACTTTCTGGACGCGCTCGGCGCCTTGCTTGAGGGCTTCCCGGCCTTGATCGGCTATTTGAGAGGCACCCGACTGGTTTTCTTCTTGAGATTCGTTCATAACTCAAAATCGTAATCTGCACGTCCTTCGGCTGCAACTATTTTGGTCGCAACAATCATCTCGCCAGCGGCAGCCCGGCGAGCTAGTTTCCCCGCTGCCAAGGGGATTTTTACCATGCTGCGCGTCTGCCTCATTTCGATCTTACTCGCCTTTTTTTGGGGCGCATGGATCGTCCCCGCGTCAGCGTCGGATTTCACCTGGACGGCGGGTGCGGACACGCTGACGCCGCTGTTGAACAATCAGGACGCCGACGCCGGTGTGGTGCAAAGCGGCCCGAATCTCGATATCCAGACCGCGCTCGAGGAAACATGGCAACGCTGGCGCGGGCCAGACCTCGATCATTTGGCGGCGCTCCCCAATGCGAAGCTCGACGCATCGTTCCCTCACTTGAATGGCGACATCTATTGGACCAACGGCATCTGGCAGGACCCGGCGGGCAAGCGTTACGCGGTCATCCATGTCGAATATGACTACCTAACGCCAAAGAAAAGTTTCTACTGGAAACGCCGCATCGGCCTCGCCACCTCCACGGATCAAGGCGCGAACTGGCACTACGAAGGCAACATCATTACCACGAATCCGGCGCGTCCCGGAGCACCACCACCGGCGAGCGATTTCCAGGATTTCGGCTGCGGCGACACCTATCTCTTCGTCGATCGGCGCAACAATTACTTCTACGTCTATTACATGACCGCCTGGGTTTACCAACCCACCGGTTGGCGCACGCGGCAGATCATGAGCGTGGCGCGCTGCCCGATTTCCGCGAAGATGGCTCCGGGCCAATGGACAAAATGGAGCGGCGGCACCTGGACGCAACTCGGTCTCGGCGGTGCGGAAGACGCTGTTTTCGAGGGTAAATATCCAACACCTAGTGACAGCGGCACCGACTCCGCCGTGGTCCACTTTAATACGTATCTAAACGCCTTCGTCGCTATTGGCCATGACTCCGATGGCGCAGCTTGGATCAGGACCGCATCCAGCCTAACCTCTCAAAACTGGCAGCCCGCCGACTACACTTTTCCGCAGCGGCTTTATTGGTATAACTGGCCCATCGATCCGGTGACGCACGACCGCTATGAAATCGGGCAAACATTCCGGCTCTATTCCGCTCAGGCGAATGTTAGCAATGTGGGCACGAAATATTTCAACCTAACATTCTCGAAAAACAACAACGTCGCTCCCACCGCACATCTCATTCAACCCGAGGAAGGCGCCAAAACTTTCACACCCGGCCCGGTTACCATTATCGCCACGGCGGGCGACAGCGATGGCAATGTTAGTAAAGTCGAGTTCTTCGCCAACCAGCAAAAAATCGGCGAAGTCACCAGCGCTCCCTATGTCTTTATTTGGAAAGCCGTTCCCGTGGGCGACTACCGGCTCTCCGTCCGCGCGACCGACAACACTGGCGCTGCCACCGAATCGGCTGGCTCCGATATCTCTGTCACTGCGCTCACGTTCAACCTCTGGAAACAGAATCACGGCCTTCTAACATCCGCGTCTCCAACAGCTCCCGGCCCCAGCGGACGCCCCATTCTCTTGGACTACGCCCTCAATCTCGACTACGAGTCGTTGCCCGCGCCAAAGGTGGACACGAATCAGCTTTCCCTCACTTACACCAAGGCGCGACCCGATGTTAGCTACAGCGTCGAACGCTCGATCGATCTCACTAACTGGACCACCCAGGGAGTCGATCAAGGTGGTGGCGCCAGCACAACCGCTCCGGTTTTGGTCACCGCCAGCACGCCGCTGACCGGGTCGAAAACATTCCTACACGTGCGCCTGAGTTATCCCTAACCCAGCTCCGACTTACATCGCAATCGCCGCCAGAATCGCCTCGCCGCTGGCGGGTGACGCCAGATTTCCGCTGCCCCCCAGCGCCACCACCGCATCGCGAATCGCCTCGCGCACTGCTATGGCCAACATTAGCGGCGGCTCGCCCACCGCCTTGCTCCCGTGAATCGCCCGCGCATGGCTCGCATTGGTTAGGAGAGTGATATTGAACTCCGACGGAGCGTCGCTAAACGCCGGAATCTCGTAGGTGCTGGCGCTCGTTGTTAGCAGACGTCCAGTCGCCTTGTCCCATTTGAGTTGCTCACGAGTCAGCCATCCCATTCCCTGCACAAAACCGCCCTCGATCTGCCCGCGATCAATTCCAGAATTCAGCGAATTTCCGACATCATGGAGAATGTCCACGCGCCTAACCTTGCTCATGCCGCTGTAGCCATCCACCTCAACCTCGGCGACCGCCGCGCTGCACGAGTAGTAATTAAATGGACGGCCCTTACCCTCGGCGCGATTCCAGTGAATGTCGGGAGTCGCATAGAACCCGCTGGCCATCAGGCTCAATCTCCGCGCATGAGCCGCGAGTGCGAGTTGCGCAAAAGAAATTTCCTTTCCGCCACCGCTGATTTTACCATCGGCCCAGGTTAGGTCTTCGCTTCCTAACATCTCACTGGCCAGCGGACTCAGGCGCGTGCGCAGGATCGTGCAGGCATTGGCGACGGCGGCTCCATTGAGATCGGCCCCGCTCGAGGCCGCCGTGGCGGATGTGTTAGGAATCTTGTCGGTGGTCGTCGTCATCATCCGCACCTGATCGGCCCGCAAGCCCAACTCGCGCATGGCGATTCCCTGGATTTTCGTGTAAAGCCCCTGCCCCATTTCGGTTCCGGCGTGGTTCACCTGTATCGTCCCATCGACGTAGATCAACACCAGCGCACCGGCCTGGTTGTAGTAGGTGAGCGTAAAGGAAATGCCAAACTTCACCGGAGTGATCGCCAGCCCGCGTTTGATCCGGGAATTGTTAGCATTCCACGCGGCGATCTCGCTTTTTCTACTTTGGAAACGCGACGTTTCGATCAACTCATGCCAAATTTGCTCCACCCGATTGTCCTCGATCTCCTGTCCGTAGTGAGTCGTGTTTGTCTCGCCTGTTCCGTGATAAAGATTCCGCTCGCGAACGACTTCGGGAGCCAGGCCAGTCGCGCGTGCGATGCGGTCCATGATCTCCTCGATAACTAACATTCCCTGCGGACCGCCGAATCCGCGAAACGCGGTCTGCGAGGTGATGTTAGTTTTCGCCACCTGGCCCGTGACTTCGATGTTAGGAATGTAGTAGCCGTTGTCGATATGAAACATCGCACGGTCCGTCACGGGCATCGACAAATCGAGCGACCAGCCGCCATTCGAGAAGAGCGCGCATTGCAGGGCGTTGAACTGGCCATTCGACTCAAACCCGACTGAAAATTTCGCTAGAAACGGATGGCGTTTCCCTGTCAGTCGCATGTCCAGATCGCGATCCAACTGGACTTTCACCGGACGCCCCGTTTTCAACGACGCGAGCGCCACCAGCGCGGCCCAGGCGTTGCCCTGCGTCTCCTTGCCGCCGAAGCCGCCGCCCATGCGGGGGACTTGCACCGTGATGCGGTTT is part of the Chthoniobacterales bacterium genome and encodes:
- a CDS encoding Ig-like domain-containing protein yields the protein MVATIISPAAARRASFPAAKGIFTMLRVCLISILLAFFWGAWIVPASASDFTWTAGADTLTPLLNNQDADAGVVQSGPNLDIQTALEETWQRWRGPDLDHLAALPNAKLDASFPHLNGDIYWTNGIWQDPAGKRYAVIHVEYDYLTPKKSFYWKRRIGLATSTDQGANWHYEGNIITTNPARPGAPPPASDFQDFGCGDTYLFVDRRNNYFYVYYMTAWVYQPTGWRTRQIMSVARCPISAKMAPGQWTKWSGGTWTQLGLGGAEDAVFEGKYPTPSDSGTDSAVVHFNTYLNAFVAIGHDSDGAAWIRTASSLTSQNWQPADYTFPQRLYWYNWPIDPVTHDRYEIGQTFRLYSAQANVSNVGTKYFNLTFSKNNNVAPTAHLIQPEEGAKTFTPGPVTIIATAGDSDGNVSKVEFFANQQKIGEVTSAPYVFIWKAVPVGDYRLSVRATDNTGAATESAGSDISVTALTFNLWKQNHGLLTSASPTAPGPSGRPILLDYALNLDYESLPAPKVDTNQLSLTYTKARPDVSYSVERSIDLTNWTTQGVDQGGGASTTAPVLVTASTPLTGSKTFLHVRLSYP